In Thauera aromatica K172, one DNA window encodes the following:
- the boxC gene encoding 2,3-epoxybenzoyl-CoA dihydrolase, translated as MDAAGVVDAVEYRTEPACYRHWSLAVDGEVATLALNIAEDGGIRPGYTLKLNSYDLGVAIELHDALQRIRFEHPSVRSVVLTSGKPKIFCSGANIRMLGLSSPAWIANLCRFCNETLNGIEDASQYSGFKFIAACNGATAGGGYELALACDEIALTDNRNSAVSLPELALLGGLSGTGGVVRLTDKRKVRRDHADLFCTLAEGVYGKRAVEWRLVDAVVRNSHFAEHIAERAKTLAAGSDRPAGAKGVALPTLERSVEIAANHDARYHYEFVDAAIDAAARSVTLTVRAPAAVTATTIAEIEAQGADWWPLKMARELDDAILNLRTNHLDIGLWLLRTEGDTEVVMDIDATLVAHQQHWFVRETLGMLRRTLARLDVSSRSLYALIEPGSCFAGTLLEIALAADRSYLRDDEDGANRIGLTAMNFGPLPMVNGLSRIAARFYQEEGPVAAVKARKGELLTAAEAMELGLVTAIPDDLDWADEVRIACEERASLSPDALTGLEANLRFGIAETMNTRIFGRLSAWQNWIFSRPNAVGEHGALKLFGSGRSARFDWDRV; from the coding sequence ATGGACGCGGCTGGCGTGGTGGATGCGGTGGAGTATCGTACCGAGCCTGCGTGCTACCGGCATTGGTCGCTCGCGGTCGATGGCGAAGTCGCCACCCTGGCCCTGAACATCGCCGAGGATGGCGGCATCCGCCCGGGGTACACGTTGAAGTTGAACTCCTATGACCTCGGCGTCGCCATCGAACTGCACGACGCGCTCCAGCGCATCCGCTTCGAACACCCGTCGGTGCGCAGCGTGGTGCTCACTTCGGGCAAGCCGAAAATCTTCTGCTCCGGCGCCAACATCCGGATGCTGGGGCTGTCCTCGCCGGCGTGGATTGCGAACCTGTGCAGGTTCTGCAACGAAACGCTCAACGGCATCGAGGACGCCAGCCAGTATTCCGGGTTCAAGTTCATCGCCGCGTGCAACGGCGCCACTGCCGGCGGCGGCTACGAGCTGGCGCTGGCGTGCGATGAGATCGCCCTCACCGATAACCGCAACTCGGCGGTGTCGCTGCCCGAGCTGGCGTTGCTGGGCGGGCTCAGCGGGACCGGCGGTGTCGTCCGGCTGACCGACAAGCGCAAGGTCCGCCGCGACCACGCCGACCTCTTCTGCACCCTCGCCGAAGGGGTGTACGGCAAGCGCGCGGTGGAATGGCGCCTGGTCGACGCGGTGGTCAGGAACAGCCACTTTGCCGAGCACATCGCCGAACGCGCGAAGACGCTCGCCGCCGGCTCCGACCGCCCCGCCGGGGCAAAAGGAGTGGCCTTGCCGACCCTAGAGCGCAGCGTCGAGATCGCCGCCAACCACGACGCCCGCTATCACTACGAATTCGTCGATGCCGCGATCGACGCCGCCGCCCGCAGCGTGACCCTGACCGTGCGCGCCCCGGCCGCCGTCACCGCGACCACGATTGCCGAAATCGAAGCCCAGGGCGCCGACTGGTGGCCGCTGAAGATGGCGCGCGAACTCGACGACGCGATCCTCAACCTGCGCACCAACCACCTCGACATCGGCCTGTGGCTGCTGCGCACCGAAGGTGACACCGAAGTCGTGATGGACATCGACGCCACCCTCGTCGCCCACCAGCAGCACTGGTTCGTGCGCGAGACGCTCGGCATGCTGCGCCGCACCCTGGCGCGTCTGGACGTGTCCTCGCGCAGCCTCTACGCGCTGATCGAGCCGGGCTCGTGCTTTGCCGGCACCCTGCTCGAGATCGCCCTTGCCGCCGACCGCAGCTACCTGCGCGACGACGAGGACGGCGCCAACCGCATCGGCCTCACGGCGATGAATTTCGGCCCCCTGCCGATGGTCAACGGCCTGTCGCGCATCGCCGCGCGCTTCTACCAGGAAGAAGGCCCGGTGGCGGCGGTAAAGGCGCGCAAAGGCGAGCTGCTCACCGCAGCCGAGGCGATGGAGCTGGGCCTGGTGACGGCGATCCCGGACGACCTCGACTGGGCCGACGAAGTGCGCATCGCCTGCGAGGAACGCGCCAGCCTGTCGCCCGATGCGCTCACCGGGCTGGAAGCCAACCTGCGCTTCGGCATCGCCGAAACCATGAACACGCGCATCTTCGGCCGCCTGTCGGCGTGGCAGAACTGGATCTTCAGCCGCCCCAACGCGGTCGGCGAGCACGGCGCGCTGAAGCTCTTCGGCTCGGGCAGAAGCGCGCGCTTCGATTGGGATCGGGTTTGA
- a CDS encoding VIT1/CCC1 transporter family protein: MNVFRRHREHHRTDRSGWLRASVLGANDGIVSTASLLVGVAAAGADQQSIVLAGVAGLVAGAMSMAAGEYVSVHSQADTEKADLSRERAELEADPTAEHRELTAIYVARGVEPELAARVARQLMARDALGAHARDELGITDALGARPLQASLASAASFALGAGLPLAVTVVMPVSSLIPGLAASSLAFLALLGVAAARVGGADTLAGALRVSLWGALAMAITAAAGALFGAVV; the protein is encoded by the coding sequence ATGAACGTGTTCCGCCGTCATCGCGAGCATCACCGCACCGACCGCAGCGGCTGGCTGCGCGCGAGCGTACTCGGCGCCAACGACGGCATCGTCTCCACCGCCAGCCTGCTGGTCGGCGTTGCCGCGGCCGGTGCCGACCAGCAGAGCATCGTGCTGGCCGGCGTCGCCGGGCTGGTGGCCGGCGCGATGTCGATGGCCGCCGGCGAGTATGTTTCGGTGCACTCGCAGGCCGACACCGAAAAGGCCGACCTGTCGCGCGAGCGTGCCGAGCTGGAGGCCGATCCGACCGCAGAGCACCGCGAGCTGACCGCCATTTACGTCGCCCGCGGCGTCGAGCCCGAGCTGGCGGCCCGGGTCGCCCGCCAGCTGATGGCGCGCGATGCGCTCGGTGCCCACGCCCGCGACGAACTGGGCATCACCGATGCACTGGGCGCGCGTCCGCTGCAGGCCAGCCTCGCTTCGGCGGCGAGTTTCGCGCTCGGCGCCGGCCTGCCGCTGGCGGTGACCGTGGTGATGCCGGTGTCCAGCCTGATTCCGGGGCTGGCCGCGAGCTCGCTCGCCTTCCTCGCCCTGCTGGGCGTAGCCGCGGCGCGGGTCGGTGGCGCCGATACGCTCGCCGGCGCGCTGCGGGTGAGTCTGTGGGGGGCGCTGGCGATGGCGATCACCGCCGCGGCGGGGGCCTTGTTCGGTGCCGTCGTTTGA
- the hutC gene encoding histidine utilization repressor translates to MSSTSPRYRQIEDYLLERIRSGEFPVHHQIPPEEQLARDFGVSRMTANKAIRDLVQKGYLVRQAGLGTFVTDRKAESSLLEVFNIAAEVRSRDHAYSNDVIRREEVQADDEVALRLGMRLGARVFHTVLVHREDGVPIQLEDRFVNPRWAPDYLRTDFSRQTPNEVLVASCPISDVEHVVEAVLVDAEVASLLDIDTATPCLSMTRRTWSDDHLISYARLIHPGSRYKLRSSMRSLPAGPNPLPERRS, encoded by the coding sequence GTGAGCAGCACTTCCCCGCGTTATCGACAGATCGAGGATTACCTGCTCGAGCGCATCCGCAGCGGCGAATTCCCGGTCCATCACCAGATCCCGCCCGAGGAACAGCTCGCGCGCGATTTCGGCGTCAGCCGGATGACCGCGAACAAAGCGATCCGCGACCTGGTGCAGAAAGGCTACCTGGTGCGCCAGGCCGGGCTGGGCACCTTCGTCACCGACCGCAAGGCCGAGTCCTCGCTGCTCGAAGTGTTCAATATCGCCGCCGAAGTGCGCAGCCGCGATCACGCATACAGCAACGATGTGATTCGCCGCGAGGAGGTCCAGGCCGACGACGAGGTCGCGCTGCGCCTGGGCATGCGCCTGGGCGCGCGGGTTTTTCATACCGTCCTGGTGCACCGGGAAGATGGCGTTCCGATTCAGCTCGAAGACCGGTTCGTCAATCCGCGCTGGGCTCCCGATTACTTGCGGACGGACTTTTCCAGACAGACGCCCAATGAGGTCCTGGTCGCGAGCTGCCCGATTTCCGATGTCGAGCATGTGGTCGAGGCCGTGCTGGTCGATGCCGAAGTGGCGTCCCTGCTCGACATCGACACCGCGACGCCCTGTCTGAGCATGACCCGCCGCACCTGGTCGGACGACCATCTGATCAGCTATGCCCGTCTGATTCATCCGGGCAGCCGCTACAAATTGCGCTCGTCGATGCGCAGCCTGCCCGCCGGCCCCAATCCGCTTCCAGAGCGGCGTTCGTAA
- the hutH gene encoding histidine ammonia-lyase: MELHLQPGGLSLAQLRQAWQEPVHVQLAAEAAAAIERSVACVRRVIDEDRTAYGINTGFGLLAQTHIAHQDLELLQRSLVLSHATGIGEAVDDATVRLILLMKINGLARGFSGIRREVIDALIALLNAEVYPHIPAKGSAGASGDLAPLAHMALVLLGEGKARHRGQWLAAKEVLAVAGLAPLTLAAKEGLALLNGTQVSTAYALRGLFEAEDLFAAATVCGSLTVEAALGSRVPFDARIHAARGQRGQIDAAAAYRHLLEADSEIAQSHFACGKIQDPYSLRCQPQVMGACLTQLRQAAEVLEIEANAVSDNPLVFAEGENERGDILSGGNFHAEPVAMAADNLALAIAEIGALAERRVSLLMDKNLSQLPAFLVANGGVNSGFMIAQVTAAALASDNKALAHPASVDSLPTSANQEDHVSMAPNAGRRLWEMAANTRGVLAVEWLAACQGLDFRDGRRSSPQLEQARALLRAQVPFYDHDRFFAPDIEAANTLLLERRLSALMPAGLLPSQA, encoded by the coding sequence ATGGAACTGCACCTGCAACCCGGCGGCCTGAGCCTGGCCCAACTGCGCCAGGCTTGGCAGGAGCCGGTGCACGTGCAGCTCGCCGCCGAGGCTGCGGCCGCCATCGAGCGCAGCGTCGCCTGCGTGCGCCGCGTCATCGACGAGGACCGCACCGCCTACGGCATCAACACCGGCTTCGGCCTGCTCGCGCAGACCCACATCGCCCACCAGGACCTCGAACTGCTGCAGCGCTCGCTCGTCCTGTCCCACGCGACCGGCATCGGCGAGGCGGTCGACGACGCCACCGTGCGCCTGATCCTGCTGATGAAGATCAACGGCCTCGCGCGCGGCTTCTCCGGCATCCGGCGCGAAGTCATCGACGCCCTGATCGCGCTGCTCAATGCCGAGGTCTATCCGCACATCCCGGCCAAGGGCTCGGCCGGCGCCTCGGGCGACCTCGCCCCGCTCGCGCACATGGCGCTGGTACTGCTCGGCGAAGGCAAGGCCCGCCACCGCGGCCAGTGGCTGGCGGCGAAGGAGGTGCTCGCGGTGGCCGGGCTGGCGCCGCTGACGCTGGCGGCGAAGGAGGGCCTGGCGCTGTTGAACGGCACCCAGGTGTCCACCGCCTACGCGCTGCGCGGCCTGTTCGAGGCCGAGGACCTGTTCGCCGCCGCCACCGTGTGCGGCAGCCTCACCGTGGAAGCGGCTCTCGGCTCGCGCGTGCCCTTCGATGCGCGCATCCACGCGGCGCGCGGCCAGCGCGGCCAGATCGACGCGGCCGCCGCCTACCGCCACCTGCTCGAGGCCGACAGCGAGATCGCGCAGTCGCACTTCGCCTGCGGCAAGATCCAGGACCCGTACTCGCTGCGCTGCCAGCCGCAGGTCATGGGCGCCTGCCTGACCCAGCTCCGTCAGGCCGCCGAAGTGCTGGAGATCGAGGCCAACGCGGTGTCGGACAACCCGCTGGTGTTCGCCGAAGGGGAAAACGAAAGGGGGGACATCCTCTCCGGCGGCAACTTCCACGCCGAGCCGGTGGCGATGGCCGCGGACAACCTCGCCCTGGCGATCGCCGAGATCGGCGCCCTGGCCGAGCGCCGGGTGTCGCTGCTGATGGACAAGAACCTGTCGCAGCTGCCGGCCTTCCTCGTCGCCAACGGCGGCGTCAATTCCGGCTTCATGATCGCCCAGGTCACCGCGGCGGCGCTGGCGAGCGACAACAAGGCACTCGCCCACCCGGCCAGCGTGGACAGCCTGCCGACTTCAGCAAACCAGGAAGACCACGTCTCGATGGCACCCAACGCCGGCCGCCGGCTGTGGGAGATGGCAGCCAACACCCGCGGCGTGCTCGCCGTCGAATGGCTCGCTGCCTGCCAGGGGCTGGACTTTCGCGACGGCCGCAGGAGTTCGCCGCAGCTCGAGCAGGCGCGCGCCCTGCTGCGCGCACAGGTGCCGTTCTACGACCACGACCGCTTCTTCGCCCCCGACATCGAGGCGGCGAACACCTTGCTGCTCGAGCGCCGACTATCGGCACTGATGCCGGCAGGCCTGCTGCCCTCGCAGGCTTGA
- the hutU gene encoding urocanate hydratase has protein sequence MTTFRDIEIRAPRGTERSAKSWLTEAALRMLMNNLDPDVAENPKELVVYGGIGRAARNWECFDKIVEVLRRLEDNQTLLVQSGKPVGVFETHRDAPRVLIANSNLVPAWANWEHFNELDRKGLMMYGQMTAGSWIYIGSQGIVQGTYETFVEAGRQHYGGSLKGRWVLTAGLGGMGGAQPLAATLAGACSLNIECQQSRLEFRLRTRYLDEQAKDLDDALTRIARYTAEGKAVSIGLFGNAAEVLPELVRRGVRPDLVTDQTSAHDPLHGYLPIGWTWDDYVARGKTEPESVVKAAKQSMAVHVRAMLDFQKMGVPTFDYGNNIRQMAQEEGVDNAFDFPGFVPAYIRPLFCQGIGPFRWAALSGDPEDIYKTDAKVKELIPDNPHLHHWLDMARERIAFQGLPARICWVGLKDRARLGQAFNEMVAKGELKAPVVIGRDHLDSGSVSSPNRETESMMDGSDAVSDWPLLNALLNTAGGATWVSLHHGGGVGMGYSQHAGVVIVADGTPEAHARLGRVLRNDPGTGVMRHADAGYDIAIDSARENGLDLPMITSRRG, from the coding sequence ATGACCACCTTCCGCGACATCGAAATCCGCGCCCCGCGCGGCACCGAACGCAGCGCCAAGAGCTGGCTCACCGAAGCCGCGCTGCGCATGCTGATGAACAACCTCGACCCCGACGTGGCCGAGAACCCCAAGGAGCTGGTGGTCTACGGCGGCATCGGCCGCGCCGCGCGCAACTGGGAATGCTTCGACAAGATTGTCGAGGTGCTGCGCCGCCTCGAGGACAACCAGACCCTGCTGGTGCAGTCGGGCAAGCCGGTGGGCGTGTTCGAGACTCACCGCGACGCCCCGCGCGTGCTCATCGCCAACTCCAACCTGGTGCCAGCGTGGGCCAACTGGGAGCATTTCAACGAGCTCGACCGCAAGGGCCTGATGATGTACGGCCAGATGACCGCCGGCTCGTGGATCTACATCGGCTCGCAAGGCATCGTCCAGGGCACCTACGAGACCTTCGTCGAGGCCGGCCGCCAGCACTACGGCGGCAGCCTGAAGGGGCGCTGGGTGCTCACCGCCGGCCTCGGCGGCATGGGCGGCGCGCAGCCGCTGGCGGCGACGCTCGCCGGCGCCTGCTCGCTCAACATCGAGTGCCAGCAGTCGCGCCTCGAGTTCCGCCTGCGCACGCGCTACCTCGACGAACAGGCGAAGGATCTCGACGATGCGCTGACCCGCATCGCCCGTTACACCGCCGAAGGCAAGGCGGTGTCGATCGGCCTCTTCGGCAACGCCGCCGAGGTGCTGCCCGAGCTGGTGCGCCGCGGCGTGCGCCCCGACCTGGTCACCGACCAGACCAGCGCCCACGACCCGCTGCACGGCTACCTGCCGATCGGCTGGACCTGGGACGACTACGTCGCCCGCGGCAAGACCGAGCCGGAGTCGGTGGTCAAGGCCGCCAAGCAGTCGATGGCGGTGCATGTGCGCGCCATGCTCGACTTCCAGAAGATGGGCGTGCCCACCTTCGACTACGGCAACAACATCCGCCAGATGGCGCAGGAAGAGGGGGTGGACAACGCCTTCGACTTCCCCGGCTTCGTCCCCGCCTACATCCGCCCGCTGTTCTGCCAGGGCATCGGCCCCTTCCGCTGGGCGGCGCTGTCGGGCGACCCCGAGGACATCTACAAGACCGACGCCAAGGTCAAGGAGCTGATCCCCGACAACCCGCACCTGCACCACTGGCTCGACATGGCGCGCGAGCGCATCGCCTTCCAGGGCCTGCCGGCGCGCATCTGCTGGGTCGGCCTGAAGGACCGCGCCCGCCTCGGCCAGGCCTTCAACGAGATGGTCGCCAAGGGCGAGCTCAAGGCCCCGGTCGTGATCGGTCGCGACCACCTCGATTCCGGTTCGGTGTCCAGCCCCAACCGCGAGACCGAGTCGATGATGGACGGCTCCGATGCGGTCTCCGACTGGCCGCTGCTCAACGCCCTGCTCAACACCGCGGGCGGCGCCACCTGGGTGTCGCTGCACCACGGCGGCGGCGTCGGCATGGGCTATTCTCAACATGCGGGGGTGGTGATCGTCGCCGATGGCACGCCCGAAGCCCACGCTCGGCTGGGCCGCGTGCTGCGCAACGACCCGGGCACCGGCGTGATGCGCCACGCCGACGCCGGCTACGACATCGCGATCGACAGCGCGCGCGAGAACGGCCTCGACCTGCCGATGATCACGTCCAGAAGGGGCTGA
- a CDS encoding YjiH family protein: protein MTEQPTAAVPASARNLALLRLLGYSLIGLLIFFVPFEIGGKSTIILDHTASFLLKEARPLVIGIAMLLMAYGALQPWIRGTWRENAVALAFSVLKVLGLAIGVAFLFRAGPEAVYAPGMLPFLFDKLVLTLALIVPLGALALVFLIGFGLLEFTGVLMQPVMRPIWRTPGKSAIDAVASFVGSYSVGLLITARMYAQGHYTLREAAIIATGFSTVSAPFMVIVAKTLDLMPAWNLYFWGCMAITFAVTAVSARIYPISRLPSEGRADPPLPTGRSRVQAAWDAGLEHAHSAPPLWISLRETFADGLRMTAAILPSILAVGLLGLLAAKYTPVFDVLGALLYPVTWAFGLDEPMAVARAVASGLAEMFLPAMLMKEADVVVRFTVAVVSVSSVLFLSASIPCVIATRIPLRMRDLLLVWLQRTFLSLVLAIPFAQLAHKLGWL from the coding sequence ATGACCGAACAACCCACTGCGGCCGTGCCTGCGTCCGCCCGGAACCTGGCGCTGCTGCGCCTGCTCGGCTACAGCCTGATTGGCCTGCTGATCTTTTTCGTGCCCTTCGAGATCGGCGGCAAGTCCACCATCATCCTCGACCACACGGCCAGTTTCTTGCTCAAGGAAGCGCGCCCCCTGGTGATCGGGATCGCGATGCTGTTGATGGCCTATGGCGCCCTCCAGCCGTGGATCCGCGGCACCTGGCGCGAGAACGCGGTCGCGCTCGCCTTCTCGGTGCTGAAGGTGCTCGGCCTCGCGATCGGCGTCGCCTTCCTGTTCCGTGCCGGCCCCGAGGCAGTGTACGCGCCGGGCATGCTGCCCTTCCTGTTCGACAAGCTGGTGCTGACCCTGGCGCTGATCGTGCCGCTGGGCGCGCTCGCGCTGGTGTTCCTGATCGGCTTCGGCCTGCTCGAATTCACCGGGGTGCTGATGCAGCCGGTGATGCGGCCGATCTGGCGCACGCCGGGCAAGTCGGCGATCGACGCCGTGGCCTCCTTCGTCGGCAGCTACTCGGTGGGCCTGCTGATCACCGCGCGCATGTACGCCCAGGGCCACTACACCCTGCGCGAAGCCGCGATCATCGCCACCGGCTTCTCTACGGTGTCGGCGCCTTTCATGGTCATCGTCGCCAAGACGCTCGACCTGATGCCGGCGTGGAACCTGTACTTCTGGGGCTGCATGGCGATCACCTTCGCCGTCACCGCGGTGAGCGCGCGCATCTACCCGATCTCGCGCCTGCCCAGCGAAGGCCGCGCCGATCCGCCGTTGCCCACCGGCCGCAGCCGCGTGCAGGCCGCCTGGGACGCCGGCCTGGAGCATGCGCACAGCGCGCCGCCGCTGTGGATCTCGCTGCGCGAGACCTTCGCCGACGGCCTGCGCATGACCGCCGCGATCCTCCCCAGCATCCTCGCCGTCGGCCTGCTCGGTCTGCTCGCCGCCAAGTACACGCCGGTGTTCGACGTCCTCGGCGCGCTGCTCTACCCGGTGACCTGGGCCTTCGGCCTCGACGAGCCAATGGCGGTGGCGCGTGCGGTGGCCTCGGGCCTCGCCGAGATGTTCCTGCCCGCGATGCTGATGAAGGAAGCCGACGTCGTCGTGCGCTTCACCGTCGCCGTGGTCTCGGTCAGCAGCGTGCTCTTCCTGTCGGCCTCGATTCCCTGCGTCATCGCCACCCGCATCCCGCTGCGCATGCGCGACCTGTTGCTGGTCTGGCTGCAGCGCACCTTCCTCAGCCTGGTGCTCGCCATCCCCTTCGCCCAGCTCGCCCACAAGCTCGGCTGGCTATGA
- the hutG gene encoding formimidoylglutamase, with the protein MSTDRNTMDAWSGRVDPEPDSPRWHQVIGAFADATTTPGAVLLGFACDEGVRRNQGRTGAAAAPAAIRKALAGLAWHRSGPAYDAGDVVCADGDLDGAQARLAEKLAGILAGGHLPLVLGGGHEVAFGTWQGLAAHLEGNGKHAPRIGIVNLDAHFDLRDPAHAHSSGTPFAQIAEAAAARGWPFRYACLGVSRAANTRALFRRAAELDVLVREDREITPTSLPEVRAALDAFIAGCDHLYLTIDLDVLPAGEAPGVSAPAARGVPLALLEALVEQLRDSAKLRVADLAELNPEYDIDQRTARVAARLVHLLTLNG; encoded by the coding sequence ATGAGCACCGACCGCAACACGATGGACGCCTGGAGCGGCCGCGTCGACCCCGAGCCCGACAGCCCGCGCTGGCACCAGGTGATCGGCGCCTTCGCCGACGCCACGACCACTCCGGGCGCGGTCCTGCTCGGTTTCGCCTGCGATGAGGGCGTACGCCGCAACCAGGGGCGCACGGGCGCCGCTGCGGCCCCGGCGGCGATCCGCAAGGCGCTCGCCGGGCTGGCCTGGCACCGCAGCGGCCCGGCCTACGACGCGGGCGACGTCGTGTGCGCCGACGGCGACCTCGACGGCGCGCAGGCGCGGCTGGCGGAGAAGCTCGCCGGGATCCTCGCCGGCGGCCATCTCCCGCTCGTGCTCGGCGGCGGCCACGAGGTCGCGTTCGGCACCTGGCAAGGGCTCGCCGCCCATCTCGAGGGCAACGGCAAGCACGCGCCGCGCATCGGCATCGTCAATCTGGACGCCCATTTCGACCTGCGCGACCCGGCCCATGCGCATTCGTCGGGCACCCCCTTCGCGCAGATCGCCGAGGCCGCCGCAGCGCGCGGCTGGCCCTTCCGCTACGCCTGCCTGGGCGTGAGCCGGGCCGCCAACACCCGCGCGCTGTTTCGCCGCGCCGCCGAACTCGACGTGCTGGTGCGCGAGGACCGCGAGATCACCCCGACGAGCCTGCCGGAGGTGCGCGCCGCGCTCGACGCCTTCATCGCCGGTTGTGACCACCTCTATCTGACCATCGACCTCGACGTGCTGCCTGCCGGCGAGGCCCCCGGCGTCAGCGCACCGGCCGCGCGCGGTGTGCCACTGGCGCTGCTCGAGGCGCTGGTCGAACAGCTGCGCGACAGCGCCAAGCTGCGCGTCGCCGACCTTGCCGAACTCAACCCCGAATACGACATCGACCAGCGCACCGCCCGTGTCGCCGCGCGCCTGGTCCACCTGCTCACCCTCAACGGCTGA
- the hutI gene encoding imidazolonepropionase: MSTQNSPSMLWRDATVFDGLQTLPQPMVVRVDGARITGLWPEAGFAPAQAEGCVEAGRGGLITPGLVDCHTHLVFGGSRADEFEQRLEGVSYAEIARAGGGILSTVRATRAASPDQLFDAALPRLQALVDDGATTVEIKSGYGLALADELKMLRIARRLGRPQEGGLPVRIVTTLLGAHALPPEFAGDADGYIDEVCARMIPAAAAEGLADAVDVFCEGIAFSPAQCERVFEAAQRHGLAIKAHAEQLSSLGGAALAARHGALSADHIEYLDEAGVQAMAAAGTVGVLLPGAFLTLRETQLPPVELLRRHGVPMALATDANPGSSPMFMPTLMLNLGCTLFRLTPREALAGMTAHGARALGLADSGRIAAGQRADLCVWQAGHSAELAYAVQPGRLRQRVFGGRITHDRFPEAR; encoded by the coding sequence ATGAGTACACAAAACAGTCCGTCGATGCTGTGGCGGGACGCAACCGTGTTCGACGGCCTGCAGACCCTGCCGCAGCCGATGGTGGTACGCGTCGACGGGGCGCGGATCACGGGCTTGTGGCCCGAGGCCGGCTTCGCCCCGGCGCAGGCCGAAGGCTGCGTGGAGGCGGGGCGAGGCGGCCTGATCACGCCCGGCCTGGTCGACTGCCACACCCATCTGGTGTTCGGCGGCAGCCGTGCCGACGAGTTCGAGCAGCGCCTGGAGGGCGTGAGCTACGCCGAGATCGCGCGTGCCGGCGGCGGCATCCTCAGCACCGTGCGCGCCACCCGCGCGGCGAGCCCGGATCAACTCTTCGACGCCGCCCTGCCGCGCCTGCAGGCGCTGGTGGACGACGGCGCCACCACGGTCGAGATCAAGTCCGGCTACGGCCTCGCCCTGGCCGACGAGCTCAAGATGCTGCGCATCGCGCGCCGCCTTGGCCGGCCACAGGAGGGCGGGCTGCCGGTGCGCATTGTCACCACCCTGCTCGGCGCGCACGCGCTGCCGCCCGAGTTCGCCGGCGACGCCGACGGCTACATCGACGAGGTCTGCGCGCGCATGATCCCGGCGGCGGCGGCCGAGGGCCTGGCCGATGCGGTCGACGTGTTCTGCGAGGGCATCGCCTTCAGCCCGGCGCAGTGCGAGCGCGTGTTCGAGGCCGCGCAGCGCCACGGGCTGGCGATCAAGGCCCACGCCGAGCAGCTCTCCAGCCTGGGCGGCGCAGCGCTCGCCGCACGCCATGGCGCGCTCTCTGCCGACCACATCGAATACCTCGACGAGGCCGGCGTGCAGGCGATGGCCGCGGCCGGCACGGTGGGCGTGCTGCTGCCCGGCGCCTTCCTGACCCTGCGCGAGACGCAGCTGCCGCCGGTCGAGCTGCTGCGCCGCCACGGCGTGCCGATGGCGCTCGCCACCGACGCCAACCCCGGCAGCTCGCCGATGTTCATGCCGACGCTGATGCTGAACCTGGGCTGCACCCTGTTCCGCCTCACCCCGCGCGAGGCGCTCGCCGGCATGACCGCGCACGGCGCGCGCGCCCTCGGCCTCGCCGACAGCGGCCGCATCGCCGCCGGCCAGCGCGCCGACCTGTGCGTGTGGCAGGCCGGCCACAGCGCCGAGCTGGCCTACGCCGTGCAGCCCGGCCGCCTGCGCCAGCGCGTGTTCGGCGGCCGCATCACCCATGACCGTTTCCCGGAGGCACGATGA